One Cryptomeria japonica chromosome 9, Sugi_1.0, whole genome shotgun sequence genomic window carries:
- the LOC131077913 gene encoding uncharacterized protein LOC131077913, with the protein MLSVKYKIACIILILFNYIKFLVNCYRHSPPLINWLVLLFMHLLPRMNHDERPLMKGDFTVDRHSDSPFVDRNFIRKLFSCCCHGSDEFPSWDDKLKGSVRRGRELSDSLANEVALNWSRKEKKLKVFFRRIRKSNRKSVYCDIQTKSARFQYDPDSYALNFDEGSLEEDGHSLRSFSARFAAPVAKPWETLQS; encoded by the coding sequence ATGCTATCCGTAAAATACAAAATTGCATGCATTATACTCATCCTCTTCAATTATATAAAATTTCTGGTCAACTGCTACAGACATTCTCCACCATTAATAAATTGGCTCGTGCTTCTGTTCATGCATCTTCTTCCAAGAATGAATCACGATGAGAGGCCCTTAATGAAGGGTGATTTTACTGTTGATCGACACAGTGATTCTCCGTTTGTTGACAGAAACTTTATCAGGAAGCTTTTCAGCTGCTGCTGTCACGGATCCGACGAATTTCCGTCCTGGGATGACAAGCTGAAAGGATCTGTGCGGAGAGGAAGAGAATTATCTGATTCGCTCGCAAATGAAGTGGCTTTAAACTGGTCTCGCAAGGAAAAGAAACTAAAGGTCTTTTTCAGGAGGATCAGAAAAAGTAACAGAAAGAGTGTATATTGTGATATTCAGACTAAATCTGCAAGGTTTCAGTATGATCCTGACAGTTATGCGCTTAATTTTGATGAGGGCTCTTTAGAAGAGGACGGGCATTCGTTGCGCTCATTTTCTGCCAGATTTGCAGCCCCTGTGGCTAAGCCCTGGGAAACCCTACAGTCCTAA